Genomic segment of bacterium BMS3Abin11:
GATTTTCTTCCGGCTGTTCAAATAATATATCGGCATTAAACTGTTCCGCCAGGCGTTTGGCCAGGCTGCTTTTACCTACTCCCATAGGGCCCTCAACTACAATATATTCCGGCACCTTTCCCTGTAAGCCTGTAATTGCACTGCCGAATTCTGTCATAACTGTTCGACCTCCTGATCCCTGACATTATCTAAAAGAGTCTGCACGTTTCCCTGTCCTGGAATCTCCAGTTCAGGTGATAAATCAAACAATGGGAAAAGAACAAAAGCTCGTTGATAAATACGTGGGTGAGGTAATATCAATGTTTTACTTTTCATTTTTTTATTGCCAAACAGTAAAAGATCGAGATCCAGTGTGCGTGCTATATTTTTGACTTCGCATCTGCTGCGTCCGTGTCGATTTTCTATATTGGTCAGTTCCTGTAGAACAACTTCCGCATCCAGAATTGTTTCAATTTCAAACACGGCATTTATATAATCATCCTGTGAATCCGTTACATCAATAGGCTTCGTACGATACAGGGGAGACAATTTTTTCAAACTAAAACCTTCTACAGCGTCTATTTCGTTTTTCGTCATAGCGAGAATAGCCATGGAATCGCCCAAATTACTGCCAAACCCTATATACGCAATATTCGTCACTATGAGGATTTTTTCTTCTTCCGGCGCCGACGCTTTTTGCTGCTTCCTGATAAGGACATAAGCATTTTTCTGCGTTCATCCTCATCAACTTC
This window contains:
- the folK_1 gene encoding 2-amino-4-hydroxy-6-hydroxymethyldihydropteridine pyrophosphokinase produces the protein MTNIAYIGFGSNLGDSMAILAMTKNEIDAVEGFSLKKLSPLYRTKPIDVTDSQDDYINAVFEIETILDAEVVLQELTNIENRHGRSRCEVKNIARTLDLDLLLFGNKKMKSKTLILPHPRIYQRAFVLFPLFDLSPELEIPGQGNVQTLLDNVRDQEVEQL